From one Aeropyrum camini SY1 = JCM 12091 genomic stretch:
- a CDS encoding proteasome assembly chaperone family protein has product MNPGIVYREEIYGWEFLEFEHLEDVRFMIVGLPDVGLVGAVTGMHLIRAKDMTYTVGIDHYGALPPVVIMNRGRVLHPIRIYRSGDVATLITDVPILPAAIPSFSAAVVEYARRRGVEYIISATGVGNPKRLEQDKPSLYWLASDKKASLLASNLRGASEPEQGIIVGPYATILKEAMKKHVHNLVLLADSFIDIPDPEAAAVIVEGINSITGLNVPVEELVKQAEEIKLRMRDLMKETKAVMARMGKEMEYRAPILYT; this is encoded by the coding sequence TTGAACCCAGGTATAGTTTACAGGGAGGAGATATACGGCTGGGAGTTCCTCGAGTTTGAGCATCTGGAGGATGTTAGGTTCATGATTGTTGGACTGCCCGATGTCGGCCTTGTGGGCGCTGTAACTGGCATGCACCTGATACGGGCTAAGGATATGACCTATACGGTCGGTATAGACCACTACGGCGCCCTGCCTCCGGTGGTGATTATGAACCGGGGTAGGGTTCTTCACCCCATTAGAATCTACAGGAGCGGTGATGTGGCTACGCTGATAACAGACGTCCCTATACTACCCGCAGCTATACCATCCTTCTCCGCCGCTGTGGTTGAGTACGCCAGGAGGAGAGGGGTGGAGTATATCATAAGTGCCACAGGGGTCGGCAACCCCAAGAGGCTAGAGCAGGATAAGCCTAGCCTCTACTGGCTAGCCAGCGATAAGAAGGCTAGCCTTCTGGCGTCGAATCTGAGGGGTGCAAGCGAACCTGAGCAGGGCATAATAGTGGGTCCTTACGCTACAATACTGAAGGAGGCTATGAAAAAGCATGTTCACAACCTTGTGCTCCTCGCCGACTCCTTTATAGACATCCCCGACCCGGAGGCAGCAGCAGTTATAGTAGAGGGTATAAACTCTATAACAGGCCTCAACGTCCCCGTAGAAGAGCTTGTTAAACAGGCTGAAGAAATTAAGCTCAGGATGAGGGATCTCATGAAGGAGACGAAGGCCGTCATGGCGAGGATGGGAAAAGAGATGGAGTATAGGGCGCCCATCCTCTATACATGA
- a CDS encoding DNA double-strand break repair nuclease NurA, which translates to MAPIHRTIVDEAREVKPLVERLVRERSEKSIMCPGLLGFRPIETGKRPDNTVAVDGGNRSRDYREFTIYLARAWAGGGVGESLLHSIGVVVPPSDAEARISIYREILEAVAAKDAVAGGGGGLLLLDGSPSTALKWWRPGLSRWGLKMSAAIAEAEKILPRLRDKGLIPACEPGGCVETLLEKAARRPASSRAAMILGTVTEDIERLRWIVAVEVAEKLYMYKAMLEEAWDRGYTPVFVAKTSRSTEMCRGPIADAAYIEVRAPLNPSYAIARGDLMVKEGLSSMLGIEVGEGDGRFIPDVAGLREFYEDLAELSTYARLSPGGPILRISILLPGGDRRLSDHLGLLDSILPQLAGLSPSGYPVLLLVAHERARVSGEDLERVSLLLGLSLREVSRGVLRI; encoded by the coding sequence TTGGCGCCTATCCACAGGACGATAGTGGACGAGGCCCGGGAGGTTAAGCCTCTTGTTGAGAGGCTGGTGAGGGAGAGAAGTGAGAAGTCTATAATGTGCCCAGGCCTCCTAGGCTTCAGACCCATAGAGACCGGTAAGCGGCCAGACAATACCGTGGCCGTAGACGGAGGGAACAGGAGCAGGGACTACCGGGAGTTCACGATATATCTTGCCCGGGCGTGGGCGGGAGGCGGCGTTGGAGAGTCTCTCCTCCATAGTATCGGCGTGGTTGTCCCTCCGAGCGACGCGGAAGCCAGGATATCCATCTACAGGGAGATACTTGAGGCTGTTGCTGCGAAAGATGCGGTTGCCGGCGGCGGCGGGGGCTTGCTATTGCTTGACGGCAGCCCCTCAACAGCTTTGAAATGGTGGAGACCCGGCCTGTCAAGGTGGGGTCTTAAGATGAGTGCTGCCATAGCCGAGGCCGAGAAAATTCTACCTCGCCTCCGGGATAAAGGCCTCATACCAGCCTGCGAACCAGGCGGCTGTGTTGAGACCCTGCTCGAGAAAGCCGCGAGGAGGCCTGCCTCCAGCAGGGCGGCTATGATTCTCGGCACGGTGACTGAGGATATTGAACGACTTAGGTGGATCGTCGCCGTCGAGGTCGCCGAGAAGCTTTACATGTACAAGGCTATGCTCGAGGAGGCCTGGGACAGAGGCTACACCCCCGTTTTTGTGGCGAAAACCTCGCGGAGCACGGAGATGTGTAGAGGGCCCATAGCGGACGCGGCGTACATAGAGGTTAGGGCCCCGCTGAACCCCTCCTACGCGATAGCCCGGGGGGACTTAATGGTGAAGGAGGGTCTAAGCAGCATGTTGGGCATAGAGGTTGGAGAGGGCGATGGGAGGTTCATCCCCGACGTTGCCGGGCTGAGGGAGTTCTACGAGGACCTCGCCGAGCTATCAACCTACGCCCGCCTATCGCCCGGCGGCCCCATACTGAGGATCTCCATACTACTACCAGGCGGTGATAGGAGGCTAAGCGACCACCTGGGGCTCCTGGACTCTATTCTCCCACAGCTCGCGGGCCTATCCCCCTCAGGCTATCCGGTCCTCCTCCTAGTGGCGCATGAGAGGGCTAGGGTATCGGGGGAGGACCTGGAGAGGGTCTCCCTCCTATTGGGCTTGAGTCTAAGGGAGGTGAGTAGAGGTGTACTCAGAATCTAG
- a CDS encoding ferredoxin produces the protein MGKAKVRVAIESREDCIPDFVCVAVCPEVFERHGDGRARVKGGLDAGVFDASLEACALEAASLCPRGIIKVYRVDGDG, from the coding sequence GTGGGTAAGGCGAAGGTGAGGGTCGCTATAGAGTCTAGGGAGGATTGCATACCAGACTTCGTATGCGTCGCCGTCTGCCCGGAGGTCTTCGAAAGGCACGGCGACGGCAGAGCCAGAGTGAAGGGTGGGCTTGACGCGGGCGTGTTCGACGCCTCCCTTGAGGCATGTGCTCTGGAGGCGGCCAGCCTTTGCCCCCGGGGTATTATAAAGGTTTACAGGGTTGACGGAGATGGTTAA
- a CDS encoding AAA family ATPase yields MYVLKRLELRNIMSHSDTSLDFREGFTAIVGRNGAGKSTLLEAILYSITPHKAPRRSSMITENSSRGEIYLSLKSDEGWLLELRNMLVRSGGGVRNEAAIITLDRRRIASKPTGYKEEIHKILGLRGLPDPASYIEKAIVISQGGLQTLAETLSDPKELRSLLDAALGYALLKQAISNLGEVVLGVSPSGRPVKLGSKSLGRLQAEYVALRSEVLGVDREIRNASKRLGELESKRRELERHARDLRSEADDLKSELGRLETLEERLAEVGHVIRSERSRLDNINARLRVAEAKISSMRDLEKRMAELKAKASLARDVAELARLHSRLDKLRRDVEMVKEAVEKLELSSRLKEVQSERERVESTLLEVEASISEEQRRYTLLDYRVSRARDIVTDLEQLLSECRSSELCGGETPENVLERLDAMISQLESKARTLDQEASALEAEAKRLLQAVSMLEHSGRSAKCPVCGAELPRERAESIARHYRHEAERLKKSAGEKAAEAEKARTEVSRLQDRRRRIELLLSKLNQLEEGLRKLGFETPQDVENAFQELRKLGEKLEELKGLQQSLEERARELSREEVELREARKRALEVLSHLGIKEDEARGRLESMISESKKLEQEIISRAEDLAARLGIRAYVSIDDLLEKARETLERVEDELSIIERRLEEARRLEEEVVRLRWEAEQIRKRLEEALTEEEKLRREVSRKEVVERRLREVRSTLEELEDRISKIDREMGQLHTRIKEMESRKASGEEALKLYLPAAASRRIMEEIGEIAYKRLLAVLEDEMNDILSRFNLDVAGVEIREKTSREIEVKAIGGNGAYRPLTAVSGGERTVLALSFVLALNKAVGGKLGFLALDEPTANLDEDRRRSLVEVFRDISGEGLVKQLVVVTHHEDVRDYADTICTVTRTPQGSRVDCSY; encoded by the coding sequence GTGTACGTGTTGAAGAGGCTTGAGCTCCGGAACATAATGAGCCACTCAGATACCAGCCTCGATTTCCGCGAGGGCTTTACAGCTATTGTAGGCCGTAACGGAGCGGGAAAAAGCACTCTCCTCGAGGCCATCCTATACAGTATAACCCCCCATAAGGCGCCGAGGAGGTCGAGCATGATAACAGAGAACTCTAGCCGCGGAGAGATATACCTCTCCCTCAAGTCCGACGAGGGCTGGCTGCTGGAGCTGAGGAACATGCTTGTTAGGAGCGGTGGGGGGGTGCGGAATGAGGCGGCAATTATAACCTTGGATAGGCGGAGAATAGCAAGCAAGCCTACGGGGTATAAAGAGGAGATACATAAGATACTTGGGCTCAGGGGGTTACCAGACCCCGCCTCGTACATTGAGAAGGCTATAGTGATCTCCCAGGGGGGGCTCCAAACTCTAGCGGAAACCCTATCAGACCCTAAGGAACTCAGGAGCCTGCTAGATGCTGCCCTAGGCTATGCCCTGCTAAAGCAGGCTATATCAAACCTGGGTGAAGTAGTACTAGGAGTCTCCCCAAGTGGAAGGCCTGTCAAGCTCGGTTCCAAATCGCTCGGCAGACTCCAGGCCGAATACGTGGCGCTGAGAAGCGAGGTCCTAGGTGTAGACAGAGAGATAAGGAATGCTTCCAAAAGGCTGGGCGAGCTGGAGAGCAAGAGGAGGGAGCTGGAGAGGCACGCCAGGGATCTTAGGTCAGAGGCCGATGATCTAAAAAGCGAACTAGGGAGGCTAGAGACTTTGGAGGAGAGGCTGGCTGAAGTCGGCCATGTTATTAGGAGTGAGAGGTCCAGGCTAGACAATATAAACGCGCGCCTCAGGGTTGCTGAGGCGAAGATATCATCGATGAGAGATCTGGAGAAGCGGATGGCTGAGCTCAAAGCGAAAGCCTCGCTTGCCAGGGATGTTGCTGAGCTTGCCAGGCTTCACAGCCGCCTGGACAAGCTGCGGAGAGATGTTGAGATGGTGAAAGAGGCTGTAGAAAAGCTTGAACTATCCAGCAGACTCAAGGAGGTTCAGTCTGAGAGGGAGAGGGTCGAAAGCACTCTTCTCGAGGTTGAGGCGAGTATTAGTGAGGAGCAGAGGCGGTATACTCTCCTGGATTATCGGGTATCTAGGGCTAGAGACATTGTTACAGACCTTGAGCAGCTACTATCTGAGTGCCGCTCTAGCGAGCTGTGCGGTGGCGAGACACCGGAGAATGTATTGGAGAGGCTGGATGCTATGATAAGCCAGCTCGAATCAAAGGCTAGAACTCTAGATCAGGAGGCATCAGCGCTGGAAGCGGAAGCCAAGAGGCTGCTTCAAGCTGTGTCTATGCTTGAACACAGCGGGAGGAGCGCTAAATGCCCTGTGTGCGGGGCCGAGCTGCCCCGCGAGAGGGCGGAATCTATAGCTAGGCATTATAGGCATGAGGCGGAGAGGCTGAAGAAGTCTGCGGGCGAGAAGGCAGCTGAGGCTGAGAAGGCCCGGACCGAGGTCTCCCGGCTTCAGGATAGACGTAGGAGAATAGAGCTGTTGCTATCAAAGCTAAACCAGCTAGAGGAAGGCCTAAGGAAGCTGGGCTTCGAAACACCGCAGGATGTTGAGAATGCCTTTCAGGAGCTGAGGAAGCTTGGTGAGAAGCTGGAGGAACTCAAAGGTCTTCAGCAGAGTCTCGAGGAGAGGGCTAGAGAACTATCCCGGGAGGAGGTTGAGCTGCGAGAGGCCAGGAAGAGAGCCCTAGAGGTCCTTAGCCACCTCGGTATAAAGGAGGACGAGGCTAGAGGGAGGCTTGAGTCCATGATTAGCGAATCCAAGAAACTCGAGCAGGAGATTATCTCGAGGGCGGAGGACCTGGCTGCGAGGCTAGGCATCAGGGCGTACGTCAGTATAGACGACCTGCTGGAAAAAGCCAGGGAAACTCTGGAAAGGGTGGAGGATGAGCTGTCGATCATAGAGAGAAGGCTTGAGGAGGCCCGACGGCTGGAGGAGGAGGTTGTGAGGCTTAGATGGGAGGCCGAGCAGATTAGGAAGAGGCTTGAGGAGGCTCTCACTGAGGAGGAGAAGCTTAGGAGAGAGGTCTCTAGGAAGGAGGTGGTTGAGAGGAGGCTGAGGGAAGTTCGAAGCACTCTCGAAGAGCTGGAGGATAGGATCAGCAAGATTGATAGGGAAATGGGACAGCTCCACACGAGGATTAAAGAGATGGAGTCTAGGAAGGCTAGCGGGGAGGAGGCGTTGAAGCTCTACCTACCGGCTGCTGCGTCCAGGAGAATTATGGAGGAAATAGGGGAGATAGCCTATAAGAGGCTGCTAGCAGTATTGGAGGACGAGATGAACGACATCCTCTCTAGGTTCAACCTGGACGTGGCTGGTGTGGAGATAAGGGAAAAGACATCTAGAGAGATCGAGGTTAAGGCCATCGGCGGCAACGGAGCATACAGGCCGCTTACAGCTGTAAGCGGTGGAGAGAGGACTGTCCTAGCGCTGTCATTCGTGCTAGCTCTGAATAAGGCGGTGGGCGGCAAGCTGGGTTTCCTAGCACTTGACGAGCCCACCGCCAACCTAGACGAAGACAGGAGGAGGAGCCTCGTCGAGGTCTTCAGAGATATCAGCGGAGAGGGCCTTGTCAAGCAGCTCGTGGTGGTGACCCATCACGAAGACGTTAGAGACTATGCAGATACTATATGCACCGTAACCCGTACTCCACAGGGAAGCAGGGTTGACTGCTCCTATTAG
- a CDS encoding Hsp20/alpha crystallin family protein, which yields MSEYGMDDELRRIMIRFYQALREAEETFSAMTRFAMNELKEFEELLEKRLQEFRGEGIEPIVSLHDLGDRIRILIDLPGMDRESLSIVVLEDRIEIRARLREHIVRRALGSLSEKYSFREYRGVYKLPAPVEPRSVKISTRGSLIVVEAEKKVEAG from the coding sequence ATGTCTGAATATGGTATGGACGACGAGCTTAGGAGGATTATGATACGCTTCTACCAGGCTCTGAGGGAAGCTGAGGAGACTTTCTCAGCTATGACAAGGTTCGCCATGAACGAGCTAAAGGAGTTTGAGGAGCTTCTTGAAAAGAGGTTGCAGGAGTTCCGGGGAGAGGGTATTGAGCCTATAGTAAGTCTACACGACCTTGGTGATAGGATTAGGATTCTGATCGACCTTCCAGGCATGGATAGGGAATCCCTTAGTATAGTGGTTCTAGAGGACAGGATTGAGATAAGGGCAAGGCTAAGGGAGCATATTGTAAGGAGGGCGCTGGGATCCCTTTCAGAGAAGTATAGCTTTAGGGAGTATAGGGGCGTCTATAAGTTGCCGGCCCCTGTAGAGCCGAGAAGCGTGAAAATAAGCACTAGAGGCTCTCTGATAGTGGTTGAGGCCGAGAAAAAGGTTGAGGCTGGCTAG
- a CDS encoding helicase HerA domain-containing protein — protein MYSESSVCGGEEIGVIIGESSYSYSTILLERDSLGKVIVGSHVVANLNGRCVLGIVESIRSGLPLLSDEVRDLDSVKRMLESDAAWVVESTRYHVARARWVSYLDTLTTRGEQVAPKIPPQPGSAVYLAEAEVLKRVFAPDGDGWLRVGSLLGSGVEYRIDVNKLTRHLAILAVTGGGKSNTVCVITRGLVSRYGVSTVIFDRHGEYGNLGLGPREAKLLRPARVNPASLSFWELLSMAGLEPQATVQKRILRWLWGELTKRYQQGKIGAADLIPKAVEVLETASRTTKPSRQESDSLAKSFENVVGDTVSNAPAAKQDQILGVLDKLNDLQDLYGSALDPNIPTDLTRILEPGKATVMDLSMMEDNVADAVTSHYLRRLLQARINVRGENMSRREVYPVPVITIIEEAHVLIPKDEPTLTKRWAARIAREGRKFGVGMVIVSQRPKKLDVDVLSQTNNKIILKMVEPQDIGYVRAASEELSEDLASLLPSLNTGEALIMGSMARMPAVVKIDKCEVTTGGRDINIVEETRRWLLKGEPNLDELAL, from the coding sequence GTGTACTCAGAATCTAGTGTCTGCGGTGGAGAGGAGATAGGTGTAATAATAGGGGAGAGTAGCTACAGCTACAGCACAATCCTCCTGGAGAGAGATAGCCTAGGGAAGGTTATAGTTGGTTCACACGTTGTGGCCAACCTTAACGGCAGGTGCGTTCTCGGGATAGTCGAATCCATACGCTCGGGCCTCCCCCTGCTGAGCGACGAGGTTAGGGACCTCGACTCAGTTAAGAGGATGTTGGAGTCGGATGCAGCGTGGGTTGTGGAGTCAACACGCTACCATGTAGCCAGGGCCAGGTGGGTCTCGTACCTCGACACGCTGACGACCCGTGGAGAGCAGGTAGCCCCTAAGATACCTCCACAGCCAGGATCGGCCGTATACCTAGCTGAGGCCGAGGTCCTGAAGAGGGTTTTCGCCCCCGACGGGGACGGCTGGCTCAGGGTGGGATCGCTCCTTGGCAGCGGCGTTGAATATAGGATTGACGTTAACAAGCTGACCAGGCACCTTGCCATCCTAGCGGTAACAGGCGGGGGCAAGAGCAACACGGTCTGCGTCATAACCAGGGGGCTCGTCAGCAGGTATGGAGTGAGCACTGTGATCTTCGACCGGCACGGTGAATATGGGAACCTGGGCCTCGGCCCTAGGGAAGCCAAGCTGCTCAGGCCTGCTAGAGTGAACCCTGCTAGCCTCTCGTTCTGGGAACTCCTCTCTATGGCGGGGCTGGAGCCCCAGGCGACAGTCCAGAAGAGGATTCTAAGGTGGCTCTGGGGCGAGCTAACCAAAAGGTATCAGCAGGGTAAGATCGGGGCGGCCGATCTCATACCAAAGGCGGTTGAGGTGCTGGAGACAGCATCACGAACCACTAAGCCCTCCAGGCAGGAGTCGGATTCTCTTGCCAAGTCTTTCGAGAATGTCGTAGGGGACACAGTCTCTAATGCCCCCGCGGCGAAGCAGGACCAGATCCTGGGTGTTCTTGATAAGCTAAACGATCTGCAGGACCTCTATGGGAGCGCGCTGGACCCTAACATACCGACCGACCTCACGAGGATATTAGAGCCTGGGAAAGCCACGGTTATGGATTTAAGTATGATGGAGGATAATGTGGCGGATGCTGTAACCAGCCACTATCTCCGCAGGCTCCTGCAGGCTAGGATCAACGTTAGGGGCGAGAATATGTCGAGGAGGGAGGTTTACCCCGTGCCTGTAATCACTATTATAGAGGAGGCTCATGTACTCATACCGAAAGACGAGCCGACCCTCACTAAGAGGTGGGCGGCCAGGATAGCTAGGGAGGGGAGGAAGTTCGGCGTGGGCATGGTCATAGTTAGCCAGAGGCCGAAGAAGCTCGACGTCGATGTTCTAAGCCAGACCAACAACAAGATAATACTGAAAATGGTCGAGCCACAGGACATAGGCTATGTTAGGGCGGCCAGCGAGGAGCTAAGTGAAGATCTTGCAAGCCTTCTCCCCAGCCTGAACACTGGTGAAGCGCTTATTATGGGCAGCATGGCCAGGATGCCGGCTGTAGTCAAGATAGATAAATGCGAGGTCACCACGGGAGGGAGGGATATAAATATCGTCGAAGAAACGAGAAGGTGGCTCTTGAAAGGAGAGCCAAATCTGGACGAGTTAGCGTTGTGA
- a CDS encoding GTPase yields the protein MQLASWRLLARTIKNVDVVIEVVDIRDPMVTRSRRAERMAEALDKSLLIVLNKSDLVPLRVAEKWARIIEGMGFDVIYVSARHRLSTRRLRGYIKHLADVKPFSAGVIGFPKTGKSSVINALRGRKGAPTSPIPGSPGYTKGLQLLKIEPGFYMVDTPGVIPVEGGWPESIIRGRSPEDLADPVPPAAALIEKILRYNRRAFQTAYGISAQDPYEIMERLAIKRGWFYKTTKEPLIEEAARTIIRDYHKAKIPFYVPPEEFTG from the coding sequence ATGCAGCTAGCCAGCTGGAGGCTTCTAGCTAGGACGATAAAGAACGTGGACGTCGTGATAGAGGTAGTGGACATCAGAGATCCGATGGTGACTAGGAGCAGGCGGGCTGAGAGGATGGCGGAGGCCCTTGATAAGAGTCTGCTTATAGTTCTCAACAAGTCCGACCTGGTTCCTCTCAGGGTTGCGGAAAAGTGGGCCAGGATTATAGAGGGGATGGGCTTCGACGTGATATACGTGTCCGCGAGGCACAGGCTCAGCACCAGGAGGCTGAGAGGCTATATAAAGCACCTAGCCGACGTAAAACCGTTTTCAGCAGGGGTAATAGGTTTCCCGAAGACGGGGAAGTCCAGTGTCATAAACGCTCTGAGAGGCAGGAAGGGCGCTCCAACGAGCCCCATACCAGGGAGCCCCGGCTATACAAAGGGTTTGCAGCTTCTAAAGATAGAGCCAGGCTTCTACATGGTAGACACGCCTGGGGTCATACCGGTCGAGGGGGGCTGGCCTGAGTCTATAATAAGAGGGAGGAGCCCCGAGGACCTTGCAGACCCGGTTCCGCCTGCAGCAGCATTAATAGAGAAGATTTTGAGGTACAATAGGAGGGCCTTCCAGACCGCGTACGGCATATCCGCCCAGGATCCCTACGAGATAATGGAGAGGTTGGCGATAAAGAGAGGCTGGTTCTACAAAACTACTAAGGAGCCGCTTATCGAGGAGGCTGCAAGAACGATAATAAGAGACTATCATAAAGCGAAGATACCATTTTACGTGCCCCCAGAGGAATTCACCGGCTAG
- a CDS encoding (Fe-S)-binding protein codes for MAGPVEHFFLVDDIKIFVYILAGLSTAVLLYSLVEFYRRVFRSYSLVGAALESGGIRAAIDRLALYGLLQYKVLKYRFPGVMHALIFYGIIILFIATVIRALDYYIGGWLLQPPFFYIYKLANNIAGVIVIVGVAVAAYRRWRGLTPRLPRDPGYYLVLALLATIVATGFVVEGMVVALYRAEAGFESPLYDPVGYLVYTALKGVDRDVLSEVYRGLWLLHLALAQLGIALIPFTNLWHIPAVLANIALARPAPPVAGLRTYEDLDERIENDMPIGVIKLSDTTWKQRLDFEACTSCMRCTNSCPAAESGKVLDPRGVIYGLRLMLREGRWDTEVLDPEIPGDGSRAGVNPEAIWSCLTCGACVNECPVLIHHVDVILDVRRGMMSAGSEHVPEQVLTVLQNLQYNGNPLGQSPVEKEEWFEELAEKLGEDVVAKEGEDYDILYWAGCVTGYDPRIRPVGESILRLLRKAGLKAAIMPYTGCTGEPALRMGEEALFVELMIQFLEELSKYRFRKLVVNCPHCLTTIKHDYRRYRRYLEKRDDAKHLAEILDRLEVEHHSVTLARLVREGKLKGAQVGEEKPVTYHDPCYLGRWNGVYSEPREVLSRGAGLRIREMPRSMEKSFCCGGGGGQLFYEVKRGRRVSRIRAEEASKTLGGEGVVAVACPFCNTMFRAEAEDFGFEVKDIAEILDSQGGEG; via the coding sequence ATGGCCGGGCCTGTAGAGCATTTCTTCCTGGTGGATGATATCAAGATTTTCGTGTATATACTGGCTGGATTGAGCACCGCCGTACTCCTGTATTCCCTAGTCGAGTTCTACAGGAGGGTGTTTAGGAGCTATAGCCTTGTGGGGGCTGCGCTGGAGTCGGGAGGTATTAGGGCCGCTATCGATAGGCTTGCACTGTATGGGCTTCTACAGTATAAAGTTTTGAAGTATAGGTTTCCCGGGGTCATGCATGCCCTAATCTTCTACGGCATTATAATTCTATTCATAGCCACTGTCATCAGAGCCTTAGACTACTATATCGGTGGTTGGCTCCTCCAGCCCCCCTTCTTCTACATCTACAAGCTGGCTAACAATATAGCTGGTGTCATTGTGATCGTTGGGGTAGCCGTGGCAGCCTACAGGAGGTGGAGAGGGCTTACACCAAGGCTGCCGAGAGACCCGGGCTACTACCTTGTCCTCGCGCTTCTAGCCACTATAGTCGCCACCGGTTTTGTTGTGGAGGGTATGGTTGTGGCTCTCTACAGGGCTGAGGCGGGGTTCGAGTCACCGCTCTACGACCCTGTGGGCTACCTAGTGTACACGGCTCTCAAGGGGGTGGATAGAGATGTTCTCTCAGAGGTTTACAGGGGCCTTTGGCTACTACACCTAGCCCTTGCCCAGCTTGGGATCGCCCTTATACCATTCACAAACCTGTGGCATATCCCGGCTGTACTGGCCAACATAGCACTAGCAAGACCTGCTCCCCCGGTCGCCGGGCTGAGGACCTACGAGGACCTGGACGAGAGAATAGAGAATGACATGCCTATAGGCGTTATCAAGCTCTCCGACACCACGTGGAAGCAGAGGTTAGACTTTGAAGCGTGTACAAGCTGCATGAGATGTACAAACAGCTGTCCAGCCGCTGAGTCTGGTAAGGTGTTGGATCCGAGAGGTGTTATCTACGGGTTAAGGCTGATGCTGAGAGAGGGTAGATGGGATACAGAGGTCCTAGATCCGGAGATCCCGGGTGACGGTAGTAGAGCAGGGGTTAACCCTGAGGCCATATGGAGCTGCTTGACTTGTGGCGCCTGTGTAAACGAGTGCCCCGTACTCATACATCACGTGGACGTGATACTAGATGTGCGAAGGGGTATGATGAGCGCTGGCAGCGAGCATGTGCCAGAGCAGGTTCTAACTGTGCTCCAAAACCTACAGTACAACGGCAACCCCCTGGGACAGAGCCCCGTGGAAAAGGAAGAGTGGTTCGAAGAGCTTGCCGAGAAGCTGGGGGAGGATGTTGTTGCTAAGGAGGGGGAAGATTATGACATCCTATACTGGGCAGGCTGTGTAACGGGATATGACCCCAGGATAAGACCGGTGGGAGAATCCATATTAAGGCTTCTAAGGAAGGCTGGGTTGAAAGCCGCTATAATGCCCTACACCGGCTGCACAGGCGAGCCGGCGCTGAGGATGGGTGAGGAGGCCCTGTTCGTGGAGCTTATGATACAGTTTCTTGAGGAGCTTTCGAAATACAGGTTTAGGAAGCTCGTTGTCAACTGTCCACACTGCCTAACCACTATAAAACACGACTACAGGAGATACAGGAGATACCTGGAGAAGAGGGATGACGCCAAGCATCTAGCCGAGATCCTGGACAGACTTGAGGTTGAGCACCACAGTGTCACCTTGGCGAGACTGGTTAGAGAGGGGAAGCTGAAGGGAGCTCAAGTGGGGGAGGAGAAGCCCGTGACCTACCATGACCCATGCTACCTTGGTAGGTGGAACGGTGTCTATAGTGAACCCCGGGAGGTGCTCAGTAGAGGGGCTGGCCTCAGGATCAGAGAGATGCCCAGAAGCATGGAGAAGAGCTTCTGCTGCGGCGGCGGGGGAGGTCAGCTCTTCTACGAGGTTAAGAGGGGTAGGAGAGTTTCAAGGATTAGGGCGGAGGAAGCTAGCAAAACCCTCGGTGGGGAGGGCGTGGTGGCAGTTGCCTGCCCCTTCTGCAACACCATGTTCCGCGCCGAGGCCGAGGATTTTGGCTTCGAGGTAAAAGACATAGCAGAGATCCTAGACAGCCAAGGGGGAGAAGGCTAG